Proteins encoded by one window of Deinococcus radiodurans R1 = ATCC 13939 = DSM 20539:
- a CDS encoding DUF981 domain-containing protein, with amino-acid sequence MSTSGGLIIDWTQMHTYNTVMAVAAGAGLLSVVALARQTVRGEPFVPEAWAVNFGILGTLMTLTGAHMTLTWPLAKYFPFDNIIFGEPSLAFGVLLLGTAAYLWRRAEHLRSSPDLLAEMVAFLRPLQFLLVGLGLSLLGIAAAGVAFRLFAAPPEEPISGRFATMPWLEASAISGLYALVGLTALLIPLALRQDPHRLAQSGLVRAAGWRVGLSGLVWLLFGALNYFTHIGLILNLTRLKSRDSHFADHCPPKQV; translated from the coding sequence ATGTCAACTTCAGGCGGCCTCATCATCGACTGGACCCAGATGCACACCTACAACACCGTCATGGCCGTCGCGGCGGGCGCGGGACTGCTCTCGGTCGTCGCGCTCGCTCGGCAAACGGTGCGGGGCGAGCCGTTCGTGCCTGAAGCGTGGGCGGTGAATTTCGGCATTCTGGGGACGTTGATGACCCTCACCGGCGCCCATATGACGCTCACGTGGCCGCTGGCGAAGTATTTCCCCTTCGACAACATCATTTTCGGGGAACCGTCCCTGGCCTTCGGCGTCTTGCTGCTGGGCACCGCCGCGTACCTGTGGCGGCGGGCCGAGCACCTGCGCTCCTCCCCCGACCTGCTCGCCGAGATGGTGGCGTTTCTCAGGCCGCTGCAATTTCTGCTCGTCGGGCTGGGGCTGTCACTGCTCGGGATTGCGGCGGCGGGGGTGGCCTTCCGGCTGTTCGCCGCGCCGCCCGAGGAACCGATTTCGGGGCGCTTTGCCACTATGCCCTGGCTGGAAGCGAGCGCCATTTCGGGCCTCTACGCCCTGGTGGGGCTCACGGCGCTGCTGATTCCGCTGGCCCTGCGCCAAGACCCTCACCGCCTGGCCCAGTCGGGGCTGGTGCGCGCAGCAGGCTGGAGGGTGGGGCTGTCCGGGCTGGTTTGGCTGCTGTTCGGGGCGCTCAACTATTTCACCCACATCGGGCTAATCTTGAACCTCACACGACTAAAGTCGCGTGATTCTCACTTCGCAGACCATTGCCCGCCGAAGCAGGTCTGA